A window from Chryseobacterium vaccae encodes these proteins:
- the tyrS gene encoding tyrosine--tRNA ligase, with protein MISTLQTNAAIILPENGLEQKLKQAEEENRKLMIKLGFDPTAPDLHLGHAVVLKKLKQFQELGHQVIIVVGSFTARIGDPTGKNKARKPLTAEEVNHNAQTYISQLSKVLDPEKTQVVFNSDWLDAVSFSEVIQLMSKVTVAQLMHRNDFNKRFTENTPIAMHELVYPILQGFDSVKIECDIEMGGTDQLFNCTMGRQLQEVHDLPAQIVMCMPLLKGLDGKEKMSKSLNNIIGLTDEPNEMFGKTMSIPDSLIDEFIDLTTDFSIEEKNHLKQKIENGENPMNIKKLIAKNIIVQYHDKASAEDAEQFFENQFQNKNFEEKVYEKVLMKSLKHQHTISLVELCHHLKNDLSKSAIRRLILNGGIQINDIKITDPEQEIELKKEMKIKIGRRSFFELV; from the coding sequence ATGATCAGTACATTACAAACAAATGCCGCCATCATCCTCCCTGAAAACGGACTGGAACAGAAACTGAAACAGGCAGAAGAAGAGAACAGAAAACTAATGATCAAGCTGGGCTTTGATCCCACGGCTCCGGATCTTCATTTAGGCCATGCCGTAGTTCTCAAAAAACTGAAACAGTTTCAGGAACTGGGACATCAGGTTATCATTGTAGTAGGAAGTTTTACAGCAAGAATCGGAGATCCTACAGGAAAAAACAAAGCAAGAAAACCTCTGACTGCTGAAGAGGTAAATCATAATGCACAGACCTACATCAGCCAGCTTTCAAAGGTTCTTGATCCGGAGAAAACCCAAGTTGTTTTTAATTCTGACTGGCTGGATGCAGTCAGTTTTTCAGAGGTCATTCAGCTGATGTCAAAAGTAACGGTAGCCCAGCTGATGCACAGAAACGATTTCAACAAGAGGTTTACGGAAAATACACCCATTGCAATGCACGAACTGGTTTATCCTATCCTCCAGGGATTTGATTCGGTGAAGATTGAATGTGACATTGAAATGGGCGGTACAGATCAGCTCTTCAACTGTACAATGGGAAGACAGCTTCAGGAAGTTCATGATCTGCCGGCACAGATTGTTATGTGCATGCCCCTGCTGAAAGGTCTTGACGGAAAGGAAAAAATGAGTAAATCTCTTAACAACATTATCGGACTGACGGATGAACCTAATGAAATGTTCGGGAAAACCATGTCGATCCCGGACAGTCTTATTGATGAGTTTATTGATCTTACCACCGATTTTTCCATTGAAGAAAAGAACCATTTAAAACAAAAGATAGAAAACGGTGAAAACCCGATGAACATTAAAAAATTAATCGCCAAAAATATCATTGTCCAATACCATGATAAAGCTTCAGCAGAAGATGCTGAACAATTTTTTGAAAATCAGTTTCAGAATAAAAATTTTGAAGAGAAAGTCTATGAAAAAGTTTTAATGAAATCTTTGAAACATCAGCATACGATTTCTTTAGTTGAACTTTGTCATCATTTAAAAAATGACCTCAGCAAATCTGCCATACGAAGACTGATTCTGAATGGAGGAATCCAGATTAATGATATCAAAATAACAGATCCTGAACAGGAAATTGAACTGAAAAAAGAAATGAAGATCAAAATCGGGAGAAGAAGTTTTTTTGAACTGGTATAA
- a CDS encoding T9SS type A sorting domain-containing protein: MKKIFFFAILAFLSNIAGISAQTSTMTFENAINGSTSFTNNGYTFSIVSQAGTFRIQANYPGTGWNGTANDNVYIDNTGTTNINSPSFSVKSTSRFTVPKFWVFLSNTQLNQSNSSGTLIITGKLGGVTKFTTTKTSGFNTTFNATAGTTGVYNGFTLIDLATLNNQNNSNTPIDELQLQSTGSYVYMCLDAFTWAKTSTLGTAENKIKDKTAIYPNPTSGIFHLNVEKNNRVSVYDQSGKLVKSTEAVKGDNEMDITALPDGAYLITTDSGSYKIIKK; this comes from the coding sequence ATGAAAAAAATTTTCTTTTTTGCAATCCTTGCTTTCTTAAGCAATATTGCAGGCATCAGTGCACAGACAAGCACAATGACTTTTGAGAATGCAATTAATGGCAGCACAAGCTTTACCAATAACGGGTATACGTTTTCTATTGTTTCACAAGCAGGAACTTTTAGAATTCAGGCCAATTATCCGGGTACAGGATGGAACGGAACAGCAAATGATAATGTTTATATTGATAATACGGGAACCACCAATATTAACTCTCCTTCTTTCAGCGTTAAAAGTACTTCCAGATTCACTGTACCAAAGTTTTGGGTGTTTTTAAGCAATACCCAGCTGAATCAATCTAATTCATCAGGAACATTGATCATTACAGGAAAACTAGGAGGTGTCACTAAATTTACCACCACCAAAACATCGGGATTCAACACTACTTTCAATGCAACAGCAGGAACAACAGGGGTCTACAATGGTTTTACCCTGATTGATCTAGCCACCCTGAATAATCAGAACAACAGCAACACTCCAATTGACGAGCTCCAGCTGCAATCTACCGGGAGCTATGTTTATATGTGCCTTGACGCCTTTACCTGGGCAAAAACATCCACACTGGGAACAGCCGAAAATAAGATTAAAGACAAAACGGCAATATACCCTAATCCTACCTCAGGAATTTTCCATCTGAATGTGGAAAAAAACAACAGAGTTTCTGTTTATGATCAATCAGGAAAGCTTGTGAAGTCCACAGAAGCTGTAAAAGGTGACAACGAGATGGACATTACCGCACTTCCCGACGGAGCTTATCTTATCACCACAGATTCCGGAAGCTATAAAATCATAAAAAAATAA
- a CDS encoding phosphatidylinositol-specific phospholipase C domain-containing protein — protein sequence MKTFSQNWMSHLPNHLKITDLTIPGTHDSGTYPAWDSSYLTKCQSLNISEQLNAGIRFLDIRLKRGTRADKDHVLWVYHGIADMDISFSGTIMNECQKFLSENPGETILMSIKNESDPDSSKDKNKFYDDLTGSVNIGHFPGLFYTENRIPALSEVKGKIVLLRRFGLGDRADIGIDLYDQWPHDSTKEFSNHGIALYVQDRYDDWKDDIEDKFIKAVKPVLEKASSSLPDSLFINFTSGTSGNIFYEGPRGIAEIVNRLFFNYLYNKPKSRYGIIPMDFPEIPQDKALINRLFSCNPFSFSSETMQHGQIYEVRTRLDLNKCMDVNQNSQQDGTPIIVHTANGQPNQRWKLEAAGDGYFYLHAQNTPDSVLDVNGLGKTDGTAVILQKKNGGDNQKWKINRLENGYFTLNPKHISTMSLDLFGASTENGSLIKIFQASTGDWAEQWAFIPVR from the coding sequence ATGAAAACATTTTCACAAAACTGGATGAGCCATCTTCCCAATCATCTGAAAATTACTGATCTTACTATTCCCGGAACTCATGACAGCGGAACTTATCCGGCCTGGGATTCAAGCTACCTTACCAAATGCCAGTCCCTGAACATCTCTGAACAGTTAAATGCAGGTATACGATTTCTGGACATCCGTTTAAAACGCGGAACGCGGGCAGACAAGGATCATGTGCTCTGGGTGTATCATGGGATTGCAGATATGGATATCAGTTTCAGCGGAACCATTATGAATGAATGTCAGAAATTTCTTTCAGAAAACCCGGGAGAAACCATACTGATGTCCATCAAAAATGAAAGTGACCCCGACAGCAGTAAAGACAAAAACAAATTCTATGATGATCTGACCGGATCTGTCAATATAGGACATTTCCCGGGCCTTTTCTACACAGAAAACCGAATACCCGCATTGAGTGAAGTAAAGGGAAAAATAGTGCTCCTCCGTCGGTTTGGACTGGGAGACCGGGCTGACATAGGAATTGACCTTTATGACCAATGGCCGCATGACAGCACCAAAGAATTCAGCAATCACGGCATCGCCTTGTATGTTCAGGACAGGTATGATGACTGGAAAGATGATATAGAAGATAAATTCATAAAGGCTGTAAAACCTGTCCTGGAAAAAGCTTCATCATCACTTCCGGACAGTCTTTTCATTAATTTTACCAGTGGAACCAGCGGTAATATATTTTATGAAGGACCAAGAGGCATTGCAGAAATTGTCAACCGTCTTTTTTTTAATTATCTGTATAACAAACCTAAATCCCGATATGGAATTATTCCGATGGATTTTCCGGAAATCCCGCAGGATAAAGCCCTGATTAATCGTCTTTTCTCCTGTAACCCTTTTTCTTTCAGTTCTGAAACCATGCAACACGGACAGATTTATGAAGTTCGTACAAGACTGGACCTTAACAAATGTATGGATGTCAATCAAAACAGCCAGCAGGACGGAACCCCAATCATTGTGCATACCGCAAACGGCCAGCCCAATCAAAGATGGAAACTGGAAGCTGCGGGAGACGGTTATTTCTATCTGCATGCCCAGAATACTCCCGACTCTGTTCTGGATGTAAATGGCTTAGGAAAAACTGACGGAACAGCTGTTATTCTTCAGAAAAAGAATGGCGGGGATAATCAGAAATGGAAAATCAACCGTCTGGAAAACGGATACTTCACCTTAAATCCAAAACATATTTCCACCATGTCACTTGATTTATTTGGGGCATCAACAGAAAACGGATCATTAATTAAAATTTTCCAGGCTTCAACCGGTGACTGGGCAGAGCAATGGGCATTTATTCCGGTAAGATGA
- a CDS encoding GNAT family N-acetyltransferase: MDPDLHYEKANEADIDFLLSLRMKTMNPHYEKSNLPTDREATLQRVLYQFDKAHIIFLHHHPIGLLKINRTEDKTEVLQLQIDPEQQGRGLGKKILKDILDEASETGKTVTLSVLKTNKAQNLYSALGFKIIGEDEHSYFMEFSGEKKS, from the coding sequence ATGGATCCTGACCTGCACTATGAAAAAGCCAATGAAGCTGATATTGATTTTCTTCTCAGCCTGAGAATGAAAACCATGAATCCTCATTACGAAAAATCCAATTTACCTACTGACCGTGAAGCTACTTTGCAAAGAGTTCTTTACCAGTTTGATAAAGCCCATATTATTTTCTTACACCATCACCCCATCGGATTATTAAAAATAAACCGGACAGAAGACAAAACAGAAGTTCTTCAGCTGCAGATTGATCCGGAGCAGCAGGGCCGCGGGCTGGGAAAAAAAATATTGAAAGATATCCTTGATGAAGCCTCAGAAACAGGAAAAACAGTCACCCTGAGCGTATTAAAAACCAATAAGGCACAGAACTTATACTCTGCTTTAGGATTTAAAATTATTGGTGAAGATGAGCATTCTTATTTTATGGAATTTTCAGGGGAGAAAAAATCATAA
- a CDS encoding 3'-5' exonuclease — protein MSYFMVDIESDGPIPGDFSMVCFGAVLVDEKLDRTFYGKLKPISDQFNPDALAVSGFSREETMNFDDPEQVMLAFEEWIKENSKGRPIFISDNNGFDWMFICWYFHHFTGRNPFGYSSRRLSDLYCGLEKDTFAQWKHLRKTEHTHNPVDDARGNAEVLLYMKEEMGLKIVLK, from the coding sequence ATGAGCTACTTTATGGTGGATATAGAGTCAGACGGCCCTATTCCCGGAGATTTTTCAATGGTCTGTTTCGGTGCTGTACTGGTTGATGAAAAACTGGACCGGACTTTCTACGGAAAGCTCAAACCCATATCGGATCAGTTCAATCCTGATGCGCTGGCGGTTTCAGGCTTCAGCAGAGAGGAAACAATGAATTTTGATGATCCGGAACAGGTGATGCTGGCCTTTGAGGAATGGATTAAAGAAAACTCTAAAGGAAGACCTATTTTTATCAGTGACAATAATGGTTTCGACTGGATGTTTATCTGTTGGTATTTTCATCACTTCACAGGCAGAAATCCCTTTGGTTACTCTTCCCGTAGGCTTTCTGATCTGTACTGCGGACTGGAAAAAGATACGTTTGCTCAATGGAAGCACCTTCGTAAGACAGAACATACCCATAATCCCGTAGATGATGCGAGAGGAAATGCCGAGGTTCTGCTTTATATGAAAGAAGAAATGGGGCTGAAAATTGTTCTGAAATAA
- a CDS encoding VOC family protein has protein sequence MKSPIITRNYLYFAFFLLLLNACTPKETPINTSNPVVYFEIPVTDLQRAEQFYKAVFGFSFEKEIIDRYEMALFPFEEKSSGITGALAKGDVYKPSKEGVIIYFKTDNIDKTLDKAVQNGGKILYPKKTDDKYGFAVAEFEDSEGNRIALHETLKK, from the coding sequence ATGAAATCACCTATTATAACTAGAAATTATTTATATTTTGCATTTTTCCTGCTCTTATTAAATGCCTGCACTCCAAAAGAAACTCCTATAAATACATCCAATCCCGTTGTTTACTTTGAAATTCCCGTTACTGATCTGCAACGCGCTGAACAGTTTTACAAGGCTGTTTTCGGGTTCAGCTTTGAAAAAGAAATTATCGACCGTTATGAAATGGCATTGTTCCCTTTTGAAGAAAAAAGCAGCGGCATTACCGGAGCTCTGGCCAAAGGAGATGTTTACAAACCCAGCAAAGAAGGCGTTATTATTTATTTCAAAACAGATAATATTGATAAGACTTTAGACAAAGCCGTTCAGAATGGCGGAAAAATTCTCTATCCGAAAAAAACAGATGATAAATATGGTTTTGCCGTAGCTGAATTTGAAGACTCGGAAGGAAACAGAATTGCCCTTCACGAAACTCTAAAAAAATAA
- a CDS encoding helix-hairpin-helix domain-containing protein — MKKTVKVVSILDTSKSYEYVDENPIRGGVKDVYFSPERDYVVAFYRNPIDAGQKERIMRIVSTYLGNIQSGTSSEYFLNEIFRWPYDIVEKGKLTGIVVPVYHNKFFFAKGYIGSDNIQGEDKVGKWFTSPMFRNQQYPLRLDQSELGDWLSYFQIAINISRGVKKLHQMGLAHSDLSYNNILVDPVTKSACIIDIDGLVVPKLFPPEVIGTADFIAPEVLKTKHLNIQDPGRHLPNQKTDLHALAALIYMYLLRRHPLRGGKIWDLDSEKDEILSMGEKATFVEHPDDSVNHVKPDHLKKWETFWGDPQKIPYTITGPYLSELFKKAFVDGLHDPIRRPLANEWETALLKTVDLIQPCSNASCTEKWYVFDNTSNPKCPFCGTPHQGTLPVLDLYFKFDDEVWKPENHRLMVYNNQYLFKWHVSRKVIRNENLTMQDKMPVGYFTFHQGKWVLVNQSLTSMKDVTEQKEIPPGSMTELTDGKKILLSAEEGGRLIYVTLANQ, encoded by the coding sequence ATGAAAAAGACTGTTAAGGTTGTTTCTATTTTAGACACATCCAAATCATATGAATATGTAGATGAAAATCCCATTCGGGGAGGAGTAAAAGATGTCTATTTTTCTCCCGAGAGAGATTATGTCGTAGCCTTTTACAGAAATCCCATCGATGCCGGACAGAAAGAGCGTATCATGCGGATCGTATCTACTTATCTCGGAAATATACAAAGCGGAACTTCATCAGAATACTTTTTGAACGAAATATTCAGATGGCCGTATGATATTGTGGAAAAAGGAAAGCTTACGGGAATTGTTGTTCCCGTATATCACAATAAATTCTTCTTTGCTAAAGGGTATATCGGTTCAGATAATATCCAGGGTGAAGATAAAGTGGGGAAATGGTTTACTTCCCCGATGTTCAGAAACCAGCAGTACCCGTTAAGGCTTGACCAGTCGGAACTGGGTGACTGGCTGAGTTATTTTCAGATTGCCATCAATATCAGCAGGGGAGTGAAAAAGCTTCACCAGATGGGCCTGGCTCATTCGGATCTTTCTTATAATAATATTCTGGTGGATCCGGTAACGAAATCAGCCTGTATTATTGATATTGACGGATTAGTGGTACCAAAATTATTCCCTCCCGAAGTGATTGGAACCGCTGATTTTATTGCTCCTGAAGTACTGAAGACCAAACATCTGAATATTCAGGATCCCGGAAGACATCTGCCTAACCAGAAAACAGACCTTCATGCCCTCGCAGCGCTGATCTATATGTACCTCTTGAGAAGACATCCATTGAGAGGAGGAAAAATATGGGATCTGGATTCTGAAAAGGATGAAATACTTTCTATGGGTGAAAAAGCTACATTTGTGGAACATCCTGATGATTCTGTGAACCATGTCAAGCCTGATCATCTGAAAAAGTGGGAGACTTTCTGGGGCGATCCTCAAAAAATTCCGTATACCATTACCGGTCCTTATCTTTCTGAGTTGTTCAAAAAGGCTTTTGTTGATGGCCTTCATGACCCGATAAGACGTCCCCTGGCTAATGAATGGGAAACGGCCTTGCTGAAGACAGTAGACCTTATACAACCCTGCTCTAACGCATCCTGTACGGAAAAATGGTATGTTTTTGATAACACCAGCAATCCAAAATGTCCTTTCTGTGGTACACCGCATCAGGGAACACTACCCGTGCTGGATCTATATTTTAAATTTGATGATGAGGTATGGAAACCCGAAAACCACAGATTAATGGTTTACAATAACCAGTATCTTTTCAAATGGCACGTTTCCCGGAAAGTGATCCGAAATGAAAATCTTACCATGCAGGACAAAATGCCTGTAGGATATTTTACGTTTCATCAGGGAAAATGGGTGTTGGTCAATCAAAGTCTTACTTCAATGAAAGATGTTACGGAACAGAAAGAAATTCCGCCGGGCTCAATGACTGAACTGACTGACGGCAAAAAGATCCTTTTATCTGCTGAAGAAGGAGGCAGACTAATTTATGTAACGCTGGCGAATCAATAA